The DNA segment CCGAAGGTGTCTCCACCTTCGAGGCCGACGGACGGACCTTCCTCAAGGTCGAGCCGGAGGCGCTGCGCAAGCTCGCCGAAGAGGCCATCCGCGACATCCAGCACTACCTCCGCCCCGCACACCTCGCCCAGCTGCGCCGCATCGTCGACGACCCCGAGGCCTCGTCGAACGACAAGTTCGTCGCCCTGGACCTGCTGAAGAACGCCAACATCGCGGCGGCCGGCGTGCTCCCCATGTGCCAGGACACCGGCACCGCGATCGTCATGGGCAAGCGCGGCCAGAACGTCCTCACCGGGGGCGGCGACGAGGAGGCCCTCTCCCGGGGCATCTACGACGCGTACCACAACCTCAACCTGCGCTACTCCCAGATGGCGCCCCTGACCATGTGGGAGGAGAAGAACACCGGCTCCAACCTCCCCGCCCAGATCGAGCTGTACGCCACCGACGGCGGCACCTACAAGTTCCTGTTCATGGCCAAGGGCGGCGGCTCCGCCAACAAGAGCTTCCTCTACCAGGAGACCAAGGCCGTCCTGAACGAGTCCTCCATGATGAAGTTCCTGGAGGAGAAGATCCGTTCGCTCGGCACGTCCGCCTGTCCGCCGTACCATCTGGCGATCGTCGTCGGCGGCACCTCCGCCGAGTACGCGCTGAAGACCGCGAAGTACGCCTCCGCGCACTACCTCGACGAGATCCCCTCCGAGGGCTCCCCGCTCGGCCACGGCTTCCGCGACAAGGCGCTGGAGGACAAGGTCTTCGAGCTGACCCAGAGGATCGGCATCGGCGCGCAGTTCGGCGGCAAGTACTTCTGCCACGACGTCCGCGTGGTCCGGCTGCCGCGGCACGGCGCGTCCTGCCCGGTCGCGATCGCCGTCTCCTGCTCCGCCGACCGCCAGGCCGTCGCGAAGATCACCGCCGAGGGGGTCTTCCTCGAGCAGTTGGAGCGGGACCCCGCGCGGTTCCTCCCGGAGACGACGGACGAGCAGCTGGAGGCCGAGGGCAACGTCGTCAGGGTCGACCTCAACCAGCCGATGGACGACATCCTCGCGGAGCTCACCACGTACCCGGTGAAGACCCGCCTCTCCCTCACCGGCCCGTTGGTCGTCGCCCGCGACATCGCGCACGCCAAGATCAAGGAACGGCTGGACGCGGGCGAGGGGATGCCGCAGTACCTCAAGGACCACCCGGTGTACTACGCCGGTCCGGCCAAGACCCCCGAGGGCTACGCGTCCGGCTCCTTCGGCCCGACCACAGCCGGCCGCATGGACTCCTACGTCGAGCAGTTCCAGGCGGCGGGCGGCTCCAAGGTGATGCTCGCCAAGGGCAACCGCAGCATGCAGGTCACCGACGCGTGCGACGCGCACGGCGGCTTCTACCTCGGATCGATCGGCGGGCCGGCCGCCCGGCTCGCCCAGGACTGCATCAAGAAGGTCGAGGTCCTGGAGTACGAGGAGCTCGGCATGGAGGCGGTCTGGAAGATCGAGGTCGAGAACTTCCCGGCGTTCGTCGTCGTGGACGACAAGGGCAACGACTTCTTCCAGGATCCTTCGCCGCGGCAGCCGACGTTCACGTCGATTCCGGTGCGGGGGCCGGGGCCGGCGTAGCGCCCCCCCCCGGGGGGGGCGGCGGTTGAGGTTCCAGCCCCCGCCGCCCCTTTTCCTCCCGTCCCCGGGGCCGCACCCCGGCCCTCCTCCGGCCCCGGCCGGGCCTCGTCCTCGAACGCCGGCCGGGCGGGGGCCCACCCCCGCGGTCCGTCCTCGACCGGCTGGGCCGACTCGGCACCGGCGCGCCCTCACGACAGGCCCCGGAAAGGCACGCGGGGGCTGCCGCAGGGTCCCGCGCGCCCGGATAGCGGACGCCGTGTTCCGTTTTTGGACAACCTCTCCACACGGAGCCCGTTTCCGTTGACTCTCCCCCCCTTCGCTGTGAACCTTCTCGCCACCTTGACATGCGCTCGCCACGCCAGGCTCCCTGTGGCCCACCCCACGACCACCTCCCGAAGGAGACAGTGTGAGACGACGATTCACCGTGGCGAGCTTCTCCCTCGCCGTCGCGCTCGGCTGCGGGACACTCCCCGCCGCAGCCGCCGCTCCCGCGGGACCGGGCCGGTCCGTCGCCGTCGTGAACGCGCTCGCCGCGCCCGACGTCGACGTGGCGAAGGTGCGGGCCCACCTGAGCGAACTCAGCGCCATCGCCGGCCGCAACGGCGGCAACCGCCGCTCCACCACCCAGGGGTACCTCGACTCGGTCGCCTACGTGAAGGGCAAGCTGCAGGCGGCCGGGTACACCGTCACCGAGCAGCCCTGCACCTCCGGCTGCACCAGAGGAGCGGGTCCCAACCTGATCGCCGAGTGGCCGCAGGGCGACGCGAACAACGTGTACATGTTCGGCGCCCACCTCGACGGCGTCTCGGCGGGCCCCGGCATGAACGACAACGGCTCCGGCTCGGCCGCGCTCCTGGAGAACGCCCTGGCCCTGGCCCAGCAGAACCCGGCCATGCGCAACCGGGTCCGCTTCGCCTGGTGGACCGACGAGGAGCAGGGCCTCAACGGCTCGGATTTCTACGTCCGTTCGCTGTCCTCCACCCAGCGCTCCAGGGTCCGGGCGTACTACAACTTCGACATGATCGCCTCGACCAACGGCGGCTACTTCATCAACCGCATCACCTCGTCGGCCGCCGCGCCGATGAAGGCGTACTGGGACTCGCTGGGTCTGCGGCCCGAGGAGAACACCGAGGGCGCCGGGCGCAGCGACGACTACCCCTTCCAGCAGGCCGGCATCCCCACCTCCGGCTACGCGATGGGCGCCGGCGCCCGCAAGACGTCCGCGCAGGCCACCAAATGGGGCGGCACGGCCGGTTCCGCCTACGACCCCTGCTACCACCGGTCCTGCGACACCCTCGCCAACATCGACACCACCGGCCTGAACCGTGCGGCCGACGGCATCGCCCACACCCTCTGGCAGCAAGCCGTCTCCTGAAACCGGGAAGCCGCCGGTTCCCGGCCCGGCGGCGTACGACGGCTCCACGCCCGAGGCCGACGGCGGCACGCTCACCACGCCGTCCGACGCCGACACCCGTAGCGGAGCGGATGCGTGCGGCGCCCGGTCGGCCTGACGGCGTACGCGGGCCGCCGGGTGGCCGTCTCCCTCTCCGAAGGTCCACACGGTCGGTGGGAGCGCGTCCCCGCGGTCGGGCCTCCTGGCCGACGACACGTGCCTCCGTGGCACCCGGCCGGCGCCGGTCTCCACGGGGCACTCCGCCCCGCCACTCCCTCGCGGCGGGGCGGAGTCCGTTCCGGGTACCCGCGCGGAATGCTGGCAGGGGCCGGCAGGAATACACCCGGCCCGCACCACTGCTGTGGACCTTCGGAGGTATGACGATGACGACCACGGACGACAACCGGCACTACCGCATCGAACACGACTCCATGGGGGAGGTGAAGGTACCCGCCGACGCCAAGTGGCGGGCTCAGACGCAGCGGGCCGTGCAGAACTTCCCGGTCTCGGGGCAGCGCATCGAACGCGCCCACATCGAGGCCCTCGCCCTGGTCAAGGGCGCCGCGGCGAAGGTGAACGCGCGTCTCGGTGTGCTGGACGAGGACATCGCCGAGGCGATCGGGGAGGCGGCCGGGGAGGTCGCCGGGGGAAAGTGGGACGAGCACTTCCCCGTCGACGTGTTCCAGACGGGTTCGGGCACCTCGTCCAACATGAACACCAACGAGGTCATCGCCACCCTGGCGACCGAGCGGCTCGGGCGCCCCGTGCATCCCAACGACCACGTCAACGCCTCCCAGTCGTCCAACGACGTCTTCCCTTCCTCGATCCACATCGCCGCCACCGCCGCCGTCACCCGGAACCTCGTACCGGCTCTCGAGCACCTCGCGGCCTCGCTGGAGCGCAAGGCCGAGGAGTTCGCCGACGTGGTGAAGTCGGGGCGTACGCACCTGATGGACGCCACGCCCGTCACCCTCGGGCAGGAGTTCGGCGGGTACGCGGCCCAGGTGCGGTACGGGGTCGAGCGGCTGCACGCCTCCCTCCCCCGGCTGGCCGAGCTGCCCCTCGGCGGGACCGCCGTCGGCACCGGCATCAACACCCCGCCCGGGTTCCCGGCCGCAGTCATCGAGGAGGTCGCCCGGGTCACCGGGCTGCCGCTGACCGAGGCCCGCGACCACTTCGAGGCGCAGGGCGCGCGGGACGGCATCGTGGAGACCAGCGGCCAGCTGCGGACGATCGCGGTCGGCCTGACGAAGATCGCCAACGATCTGCGGTGGATGGCCTCGGGTCCCCGCACGGGCCTCGCCGAGATCGCCCTGCCCGACCTCCAGCCCGGCTCCTCGATCATGCCCGGCAAGGTCAACCCGGTCATCCCGGAGGCCGTGCTCATGGTGAGCGCGCAGGTCGTCGGCAACGACGCGACCGTCGCCACCGCGGGTGCCGCCGGCAACTTCGAGCTCAACGTGATGCTGCCCGTCATCGCGAAGAACGTCCTGGAGTCGATCAGGCTGCTCGCGAACGCCTCCCGGCTGCTCGCCGACCGTACGGTCGACGGGATCGTCGCCGACCGCGAGCGGGCCCGGGAGTACGCCGAGTCCTCGCCGTCCGTGGTCACCCCGCTCAACAGGTACATCGGCTACGAGGAGGCCGCGAAGGTCGCCAAGGAGGCGCTGGCACAGCGGAAGACCATCCGTCAGGTGGTCCTGGAGAGCGGGTACGTCGAGCGCGGCGACCTCACCGTGGAGCAACTCGACGAGGCGCTGGACGTCCTGCGGATGACGCACCCGTGAGGCGGCGCGGCCGAGGCGTGTCCACGCCGTGTCCGGCGTTCCGCACAGGTGAAGCGTGACGGGGACCGCAGCGATCTGTGCCTGTGGCACCTAATATCTGCCCATGACAGAGGGCGGAGCGGCAGGACGCGGGCACGACCACTGGGTACCGGGGACGCAGGTTCTGTGGCGCTACCGGGAGAACGGCGGCGCACGCTTGCACATCGCGCGCCCCGTCACGGTCGTACGCGACGATCCCGAACTGCTCGCCGTGTGGATGGCGCCCGGCACCGAGTGTGTGAAGCCGGTGCTCGCCGACGGCACCCCCGTGCACCAGGAGCCCCTCCGCACCCGGTACACCAAGCCCCGCACGGTCCAGCGCGGCCGCTGGACCGGGACCGGCGTGCTGAAGCTGGCCCGGCCCGGTAAGCCCTGGTCGGTGTGGCTGTTCTGGAACCAGGGCTGGCGGTTCAAGAACTGGTACGTGAACCTGGAGGAGCCGCTGGCCCGTTGGACCGGCGGGGTGGACTCCGAGGATCATTTTCTGGACATATCCGTTTACCCGGACCGCAGTTGGCACTGGCTGGACGAGGACGAGTTCGCGCAGGCCCAGCGGGACGGACTGGTGGATGCCACACTGGCCGGCCGGGTGCGGGAGGCGGGCCGGGACGCGGTGGCCGTGATCTCCCGCTGGGGAGCCCCGTTCTCGGACGACTGGCAGAACTGGCGCCCGGATCCGTCGTGGGCGGTACCTTCACTGCCATCGGACTGGGACCGCACACCTGTGCATCTGACGTCATGAGACTCTTGATGCACTCCGGGTCAGAAAACGTAGGATCGTCCTCCGCAAGGCACCGGGCGGCGGCAACTTCCGGAGCAAGCGCTGGGCTTGACCGATCGTCACCGAGGGGCGGCAGGACGTGAGCGAGGGATACGGCAACACCGGTGCGGGCCGGGGACGGCCGGCAGGCGGCACAGAAACAGGCGCTCACCACGCGGGAATCCCGTTCCCGGGACAGGCGTTCCGGGTATCGGAGTCTCGGCAGGACGTACGGTGTGCACGGCGTGCGTCCCCGGCCTCACGTTCACGGGACGGGCGCGAAGGTGAGGAACGGGCCGTGGCCCCGGACGGATGGACTCGACACGCGTGACGGAGCAGCCGACCTCCTACGAGCGCCCGGAACCGGGCGTCATCCCCGCAGATACCCGCGGGGCGTTCCTGTCTGCCTCGGCACCGGCACACGGTCCCGGCTCGACGTCGTCGTCGTCATCGTCGTCATCGTCATCGTCACCTCCGTCGGCATCGGGCACCGCCGGTCCCGGCGCCGAGCACTCCCAGCCGCACGCCGGGCAGGAATCCGAACCCGACACCCACCGCCCTCGGCCCGCGCCCGAGGGCATCCCGCTCCAGCCGGCCGGAGGACAGAAACCCGACGTGCACGACCACCCGGCAGCGGACCACCCGGCGGCGGACCCTTCGGCCCCCGGCGGCACGTCCCGGGAACAGGCGTCCCAGGACCACTCCGTACCCGCCCCCGACGGCCCCGAGCGGCGCACCGGCCAGGTGACCCCGCCCGGGAAACCCACGCCGATGCGGCGGGACGGGGACCGGCTGAGGTTCGTCGGCGCCGCGACCCGGCGGATCGCCCGCGGCATCGATCTCGAAGAGATCGTGATGGGTCTGTGCCGGGCCACCGTGCCCACCTTCGCCGACACCATCCTGGTCTACCTGCGCGAGCCGCTGCCGGTCGGTGACGAGCGGCCCACCGGTCCGCTGGTGCTGCGGCTGCGGCGCAGCGACCGGATCCCGGCCGAGCGCGACATCGAGGGCGGATTCGTGCCGGCCGCCGCGCCCACGCCGTCCGAGCTGGACTCCATCGGCTCGGAGCGGTGCACGGTGCGGCCCGGCAGCGCGCTCGCCGAAGTGCTGCGCGGCGTACGACCGGTGTTCACGGACGCGCCCGCCGCGCGCGCCGCGCTGCCCGAACTCCTGGGCAACGGAGCCGAACCGGCCGTCCCCGGCGGTCAGCGGGCGATCCTCGCGCCGCTGCGCGGCCGGCGTCGGGTGATCGGCGCGGCCCTGTTCCTGCGCGGTCCGGAGCGCCTGGCGTTCGAGGCCGACGACCTGCTGGTCGCCGCCCAGCTCGCCACGCACAGCGCCCTCGGCATCGACAAGGCGGTGCTGTACGGGCGGGAGGCGTACATCGCGGACGAGTTGCAGCGGACCATGCTGCCGGAGAACCTGCCGCGCTGCACGGGCGTGCGGCTGGCCTCCCGCTATCTGCCGGCCGCAGAGACCGCGCGCGTGGGCGGTGACTGGTACGACGCCATCCCGTTGCCCGGCAGCAGGGTCGCGCTGGTCGTCGGCGACGTCATGGGGCACTCCATGACCTCCGCCGCGATCATGGGCCAGCTGCGCACCACCGCCCAGACCCTGGCCGGTCTCGACCTGCCGCCGCAGGAGGTGCTGCACCACCTCGACGAACAGGCACAGCGGCTCGGCGCGGACCGCATGGCGACCTGTCTGTACGCGGTGTACGACCCGGTCGCGCACCGCATCACCATCGCCAACGCCGGTCATCCGCCGCCGATTCTGCTGCCCATCGGCGGGCGGGCCGAGGTGCTGCGGGTACCCGCGGGCGCCCCGATCGGCGTCGGCGGCGTGGATTTCGAGGCGGTCGAGCTGGACGCGCCGGCCGGGGCGACGCTGCTGCTCTACACGGACGGCCTGGTCGAGTCCCGGCTGCGGGACGTGTGGACCGGCATCAACCAGCTGCGCGACAAGCTCGCCGCGACCGCGCAGCTGACCGGCCCGGACCATCCGCCGCCGCTGGAGGCGCTGTGCGACGAGGTGCTCGACATGCTCGGTCCGGGTGACCGGGACGACGACATCGCGCTGCTCGCCGCCCGCTTCGACGGGATCGCGCCGAACGACGTGGCGTACTGGTTCCTCGAGCCGGAGGACGCCGCTCCCGGCCGGGCCCGCCGGCTGGCCCGCCGGGCGCTGTCCCGGTGGGGGATGGAGGACCTGAGCGACTCGGTGGAGCTGCTGGTCAGCGAGGTGGTTACCAACGCGGTCCGGTACGCCTCCCGCCCGGTCACCCTGCGGCTGCTGCGTACGGACGTCCTGCGCTGCGAGGTCGGTGACGACGTGCCCCAGCTCCCGCGGCTGCGCCAGGCGCGCGCCACGGACGAGGGCGGCCGCGGCCTCTACCTGGTCAACCGTCTGGCCCGCCGCTGGGGCGCGACCCGGCTGAGCACCGGCAAGGTGGTGTGGTTCGAACTGAACCACGGCGGCTGAAGCACGGCGCACACGCCGAGCCGCACGGACGAGGTGGGGGCACCCGGTGACACACCGGGTGCCCCCACCTCGTCCGCCTCCCCGTCTACTGCTGCTCCCCGCCGTCCGGTGTCTCGTCCGGGTCGGGCGGGATCTCGTCGGTGGGCGGGGTGAACGGCGACGACGACGGTGTGGTCGCCGGCTCTTCGGTCGGGGGCTCGGTCGTCGGTTCCTCGGTCGGTTCCTCGGTCGGTTCCTCGGTCGGTTCCTCGGTGGTCGGGGCCTGCGTGGTCGGTTCCTCGGTCGTCGGTTCCTCGGTGGGCGACTGGGACGGCGACGCGGGCGCCGACGACGACGGGGGCGGCGCGACAGCGGCGCCCTGGTCGGTCTCCAGGTCGAACCTGCTGGTCTTCTCCATCACGCCGAAGGTGTACGCCGCCCAGATCTGTGCCGGGAAGCCGCCCCCGTTGACCCGGGGCTGGCCGCCCGCGCCGTACATCTCGACCTGCGGGTGCGGGGCCTTGTCGTCCTCGCCGAACAGGCCGACCGTGGTGACCAGGTCGGGGGTGTAACCGGCGAACCAGGCCGACTTGTTGTTGTCGGAGGTACCCGTCTTGCCGGCGACCTGCTGGCCGTCGCGCAGGGGGTTGTCCCGGACCGAGGCCTGGGCGGTGCCGTCGTCGACCACGCCGGTCAGGACCGAGGTCACCGTGTCGGCGGCCTCACGGCTGATGGCCTGCTCGCCGACGGCGTCCGGGACGGTGACGGTGCGGTTGAGGTGCTCCGCCGACTTGATGAGCGTCGGGGTGGTCCGCTTGCCGTGGTTGTCGAGGGTGGCGTAGACGGCGGCCATGTCCAGCGGGCTCGCGCCCATGGAGCCCAGGGTCTGGGCGGGCACCGCCTCCAGATCCTCGGCGTCCATGCCGAGCCTGCCCGCGGTCTCCATCACCTTCTCCATGCCGACGTCGACGCCCATCTGCGCGAAGACGGAGTTGACGGACTTGTTCATGGCCGTCTGGACGGTGATGTCGCCGTAGTCCCGGTCGTCCTCGTTCTCCGGGGCGAAGCCGACCTTCGTGCCGTCGTCCTCGACGGGGCGCTTGCTGGTGCCGTCGTAGACGGTGTTGGCCACGATCGGCCGGCCGTCCTGCGTCTCGGCCTGTTCCTCGGCGGCGGCGGCCAGGATGACCGGCTTGAAGGTGGAGGCGGGCTGGTAGTCGGGGCGCGTGGCGTTGTTCGTGAAGTGCTTGAGGTAGTCCTCGCCGCCGTACATCGCCACGACCGCGCCGGTCTTCGGGTCCACGGAGACGGCGCCGGCCTGGACGTCGGCGTCGACCTCGCGCTCCTCGGCGTCCAGCTTGCCGGTGAGCCGGGTCCTGACCGCTTCCTCCAGCTCCTTCTGCTTCTTCTTGTCGATGTTGAGGGTGACGGTCCAGCCGCCGAGGTCGACCAGGGCGTCGGCCTCCTTGGCGTCCGCGGCGGTGCCCTCGTCGACCAGTCGGCGCTTCAGCGCGGCGTTGGCCTCGTTCACCAGGTAACCGGTCTGACCGGCCTGGCCCGGATTGCCCCTGGGATCCTTGGGCACCGGGAACTCCATGCCGGACCGCTCGGCGGCGTCCAGCCACTTCTCCTCGACCATGTTGCCCAGGACGTAGTTCCAGCGGTTCTTCACGATCCTCTTGCCGGCGTCCGAGGCCACCGCCCAGTCGTACTGGCTCGGCGCCTGGAGGAGCGCGGCGAGGTAGGCGCCCTGCTCGACGGTCAGTTCCTCGGCGTCGACGCGGTAGTAGGCCTGGGCCGCGGCCTGGACACCGTAGGCGCCGCGGCCGTAGTAGCTGGTGTTCATGTAGCCGGCGAGGAGGTAGTCCTTGGGCTTCTCCCGGTCCAGCTTCAGGGAGATGACGACTTCCTTGAGCTTGCGCGAGACCGTCTGCTCCTGGGTCAGGTAGTAGTTCTTCACGTACTGCTGGGTGATCGTCGAACCGCCCTGCGCGCCCTTGCCGGACACGGTGTTGAGCAGACCGCGCGCGGTGCCCTTGAGGTCGACGCCGGCGTCCTGGTAGAACGTCTTGTTCTCGGCGGCGACGAACGCCCGCTGGACCGGCTTGGGGACCTGCGCCAGTTCGACGACCTCACGGTTGACCTCGCCGTCACGGGCCATGACCGAGCCGTCACTGTACTTGTAGACGTTGCTCTGCTGCTGGGCGTCGGCGTTCCCCTCGGGGATGTCGATCGCCATGTACAGCACGATGAAGGCGCCCATGCCGAGCAGGCAGAGGCCGAAGGCCGTGCCGAGGATCTTCTTCCAGGTGAAGAGGCGGCGTATCCGGCCCGAGCCGTTCCCGCCCGACGAACGGCCCCCGGATGCCGCACGGTGCCCACCGCGCTGTCGTGCGCGTCGTTCTTCCGCTCGTCCCATGGGTCCGCCCTGCTCCGCTTCGTTCGTGTGTGCCGACGAGGCACACGGGTTCGCCACTCAGGTCAACTCTGCAAGCTCACACCGGAAGCTACGACAAACATCGACCGATCCGGCCTTTACGGGCGTGACAATCAGCACCCTCCCCACCGGAACCTCCACCCGCCTCACCAGAACCGACGTGCGAGACCTGTCCACGGTTGCCGTGAAGCGTTAAAGTGATATCACTTAGATAGATAGGCGCTGGCGGCGCCCAGCTCATGCCGCAGCGCCCCGAGAGACGGGGGATCACCCATGTCCACACACGGCACCCAGGCCACACCGGCCGCGGCCGACACCCCCGAGATGCCGGCCCCACGCGTGCGGGAGACGGTGGCACACAGCATCGGCGGCGGGCTCGCCCTGACGCTCGGACTGGCCGGGCTGCTGCTCGGCATCGGGATGACCATCAGCGCCACGGCGGTCACCGCGGTCGCCGGGAAGGCCCTGCTGATCGTCTTCGGCGTCCTGGTCGCCCTCGCCGCGTTCCTCGCCATGTGCGGGCTGAACATGGTGGCGCCGGGCGAGGCCCGGGTGGTCCAGCTCTTCGGGCGCTACCAGGGCACGATCCGCCAGGACGGCCTGCGCTGGGTGAACCCCTTCACCTCGCGCGTCAAGATCTCGACCCGGGTCCGCAACCACGAGACCGCGGTCCTCAAGGTGAACGACGCCTACGGCAACCCGATCGAGCTCGCCTCGGTCGTGGTGTGGCGAGTGGCGGACACCGCGCAGGCCACCTTCGAGGTGGACGACTACATCGAGTTCGTCTCCACCCAGACCGAGGCCGCCGTCCGGCACATCGCGATCGAGTACCCGTACGACGCCCACGAGGAGGACGGCCTCTCGCTGCGCGGCAACGCCGAGGAGATCACCGAGAAGCTCGCGGTCGAACTGCGCGCACGCGTGGACGCGGCCGGCGTCGAGATCGTCGAGTCCCGCTTCACCCACCTCGCCTACGCGCCCGAAATCGCCTCGGCGATGCTCCAGCGGCAGCAGGCGGGCGCGGTCGTCGCGGCCCGGCAGCTGATCGTGGAGGGCGCCGTGGGCATGGTCGAGACGGCGCTGGCCCGGATCACCGAGCATGACATCGTCGAGCTGGACTCCGAGCGCAAGGCCGCGATGGTGTCCAACCTGATGGTGGTCCTGTGCGGCGACCGCGCCGCACAGCCGGTCCTCAACACCGGGACCCTCTACCAGTGACCAGCCCTTCCGACCCCCCCGAGGGCCGGGCCCCTCGGCGCAGGCCGCAGCAGCAGCGCAAGCAGGTGCTGCTGCGGCTGGACCCGCTGGTGTACGAGGCGCTGGCGCGGTGGGCGAACGACGAGCTGCGCTCGGCGAACGCACAGATCGAGTTCCTGCTGCGGCGGGCACTCACGGAGGTGGGCCGGCTGCCCGGCGAGGCAGGCCCTCTGCCCCGCCGGGGGCGCCCACCCGCACAGTCGCCGTCCGCGCCCCCGCAGCCGCCGTCCGAGCAGCCGCCCCCACAGCCGCCGCCCCCGCAGCAGCCACCCGAGGACCCGCCCGCACCCCGCTGAACCGAACCTCCCTGGCCCGGTGACTCACCCGGGTCTCCGACGCTTCCCCCGGCCCGCCCCCTCCGGGCCCTCAGCTCAGGCCTCCCTGTCCACCGCAGCCCGCACAGCCGCCACCCGGGAACCCGGCCAAGTCCCACCGACCCGAACCCCCGCCCCAGCCATCCACCCCAGACTCCGATGCTCTCCCCGGCCCGCCCCCTCCGGGCCTCAGGCCCCGCCGCCTCCGGCTCTCCCTCCCTCCGGGGCTCCCCTCTCCAGGCCCCTCACCCGAGGCCCCGAGTTCCCGGCCGCCATCCGCTAACGCCCCTCGGCCCGAGCCCTCTCCCCACCCCAGTGACAGAACCGCGACAACCGGCCCCCACCTGGGCGTCGACACTCCGCCCCTCGGTCTGCGCACTCGGCGTATACACGGTGCGTATACACGCTGTGTAGAGTGCTCGTCATGTCCATCGGTCACACACTCCTCGGACTCCTGGAGTCCGGCCCGCGCCATGGTTACGACCTGAAGCGGACCTTCGACGCGAAGTTCGGTCACGACCGGCCCCTGCACTACGGCCAGGTCTACTCGACGATGTCCCGCCTGCTGAAGAACGGACTCGTCGAAGTCGACGGCATCGAGGCCGGCGACGGCCCCGAGCGCAAGCGGTACGCGATCACCGAGGCCGGCGTCACCGACGTCGCCCGCTGGCTCGCCACGCCGGAGAAGCCGGAGCCGTACCTCCAGTCGACGCTCTACACCAAGGTCGTCCTCGCGCTGCTCACCAGCCGCGACGCCGCCGACATCCTCGACACCCAGCGCTCCGAGCACCTGCGCGGCATGCGCGTCCTCACCGAGCGCAAGCGCCAGGGCGACCTGGCCGACCAGCTCATCTGCGACCACGCCCTGTTCCACCTCGAGGCCGACCTGCGTTGGCTGGA comes from the Streptomyces sp. KMM 9044 genome and includes:
- a CDS encoding transglycosylase domain-containing protein, giving the protein MGRAEERRARQRGGHRAASGGRSSGGNGSGRIRRLFTWKKILGTAFGLCLLGMGAFIVLYMAIDIPEGNADAQQQSNVYKYSDGSVMARDGEVNREVVELAQVPKPVQRAFVAAENKTFYQDAGVDLKGTARGLLNTVSGKGAQGGSTITQQYVKNYYLTQEQTVSRKLKEVVISLKLDREKPKDYLLAGYMNTSYYGRGAYGVQAAAQAYYRVDAEELTVEQGAYLAALLQAPSQYDWAVASDAGKRIVKNRWNYVLGNMVEEKWLDAAERSGMEFPVPKDPRGNPGQAGQTGYLVNEANAALKRRLVDEGTAADAKEADALVDLGGWTVTLNIDKKKQKELEEAVRTRLTGKLDAEEREVDADVQAGAVSVDPKTGAVVAMYGGEDYLKHFTNNATRPDYQPASTFKPVILAAAAEEQAETQDGRPIVANTVYDGTSKRPVEDDGTKVGFAPENEDDRDYGDITVQTAMNKSVNSVFAQMGVDVGMEKVMETAGRLGMDAEDLEAVPAQTLGSMGASPLDMAAVYATLDNHGKRTTPTLIKSAEHLNRTVTVPDAVGEQAISREAADTVTSVLTGVVDDGTAQASVRDNPLRDGQQVAGKTGTSDNNKSAWFAGYTPDLVTTVGLFGEDDKAPHPQVEMYGAGGQPRVNGGGFPAQIWAAYTFGVMEKTSRFDLETDQGAAVAPPPSSSAPASPSQSPTEEPTTEEPTTQAPTTEEPTEEPTEEPTEEPTTEPPTEEPATTPSSSPFTPPTDEIPPDPDETPDGGEQQ
- a CDS encoding SPFH domain-containing protein: MSTHGTQATPAAADTPEMPAPRVRETVAHSIGGGLALTLGLAGLLLGIGMTISATAVTAVAGKALLIVFGVLVALAAFLAMCGLNMVAPGEARVVQLFGRYQGTIRQDGLRWVNPFTSRVKISTRVRNHETAVLKVNDAYGNPIELASVVVWRVADTAQATFEVDDYIEFVSTQTEAAVRHIAIEYPYDAHEEDGLSLRGNAEEITEKLAVELRARVDAAGVEIVESRFTHLAYAPEIASAMLQRQQAGAVVAARQLIVEGAVGMVETALARITEHDIVELDSERKAAMVSNLMVVLCGDRAAQPVLNTGTLYQ
- a CDS encoding PadR family transcriptional regulator — encoded protein: MSIGHTLLGLLESGPRHGYDLKRTFDAKFGHDRPLHYGQVYSTMSRLLKNGLVEVDGIEAGDGPERKRYAITEAGVTDVARWLATPEKPEPYLQSTLYTKVVLALLTSRDAADILDTQRSEHLRGMRVLTERKRQGDLADQLICDHALFHLEADLRWLELTAARLDKLCEAVSR